The following are encoded together in the Anaerostipes caccae L1-92 genome:
- the cas7i gene encoding type I-B CRISPR-associated protein Cas7/Cst2/DevR gives MKKNALTLTVVANMTSNYSEGLGNIASVQKVFKNQKIYSMRSRESLKNAIMVQSGWYDDLETEVDGAAQKKVNAELNAANCRALEGGYMNTQGTTYVRKSSFYLTDAIAADHFINETRFHNNLYMASNYAKENGLSVQESGGKVGLMPYQYEYDKSLKVYSLTVDLQMIGKDENFEGEASQTEKLERVTALLNAVENLSLTVKGNLDNAEPVFIVGGLSKRKTHYFENVVNVKHANLMISEDLKEKLKEGFHAGLLRGNLLENEDEIEKELAPVSISAFFKELRKEVEEYYSN, from the coding sequence ATGAAAAAGAATGCATTAACTTTAACAGTAGTAGCCAATATGACATCAAATTATTCTGAAGGCCTGGGGAATATTGCATCAGTACAAAAAGTTTTTAAAAACCAGAAAATATATTCTATGAGAAGCCGGGAAAGTCTGAAGAATGCGATTATGGTTCAGAGTGGATGGTATGATGATCTTGAAACTGAAGTAGATGGAGCAGCGCAAAAAAAAGTAAATGCTGAATTAAATGCTGCTAACTGCAGAGCACTAGAGGGCGGGTATATGAATACCCAGGGGACAACCTATGTAAGAAAAAGTTCCTTTTATCTGACGGATGCCATTGCAGCAGATCATTTTATAAATGAAACAAGATTTCATAATAACTTATACATGGCCTCAAATTATGCAAAGGAAAATGGATTGTCTGTACAGGAGAGCGGCGGTAAAGTGGGATTGATGCCGTATCAGTATGAATACGACAAATCCTTAAAAGTATATAGTCTGACAGTTGATTTGCAGATGATAGGGAAAGATGAGAACTTTGAAGGAGAAGCTTCCCAGACAGAGAAACTAGAGAGAGTAACAGCTCTGTTAAATGCAGTAGAAAATTTATCTTTGACAGTGAAAGGTAATTTAGATAATGCAGAACCAGTTTTCATAGTAGGAGGATTATCTAAAAGAAAGACACATTATTTTGAAAATGTGGTAAATGTCAAACATGCAAACCTGATGATATCAGAAGATCTGAAAGAGAAGCTGAAAGAAGGATTCCATGCGGGACTGCTGAGAGGCAACTTATTAGAAAACGAAGATGAAATAGAAAAAGAATTGGCGCCGGTTTCAATCAGCGCGTTCTTTAAAGAACTGCGCAAGGAAGTAGAAGAGTATTATTCAAACTAA
- the cas5 gene encoding CRISPR-associated protein Cas5, which yields MNGVKALRIKIRQASANYRKEETTENKMTYPLPPLSTVSGALHSICGYTEYKKMDISIQGKFSSMRKKVYRDYCFLNSTMDDRGTLVKMKNESMLSNAFTQVASAKKSQGNSFFNGTTIQVHDESLLQEYRDLKVLGNKIAEWKSTEYKERIQNYKQEKNRLAEQKKTAEKGSNEYDEIVQKEKQIKAEEKEWKKKVSDYETSNYKVPISKFRSLTTSIKYYEILDNVQLILHIRAEEEVLNDIYHHIYDLKSLGRSEDFVEVTDAELVELLETDETVRSPYSAYLHYDDVKNRRIYTGMGPERLMFGTKYYLGKKYEIQDGKRIFIEKIPVVYTSDFKIRKTSENIWIDDQKNIVNFL from the coding sequence GTGAATGGGGTGAAAGCCTTAAGGATAAAAATTCGTCAAGCCAGCGCAAATTATAGAAAAGAAGAGACAACAGAGAATAAGATGACGTATCCATTACCTCCGTTATCCACAGTTAGCGGTGCACTGCACAGTATTTGCGGATATACTGAATATAAAAAAATGGATATCAGCATTCAAGGCAAATTCTCTTCCATGCGAAAAAAAGTTTACAGAGATTATTGTTTTCTGAACTCTACAATGGATGACAGGGGAACTTTGGTCAAAATGAAAAACGAGAGTATGCTGTCTAATGCATTTACGCAAGTTGCCAGTGCTAAAAAATCTCAAGGGAATAGTTTTTTTAATGGGACTACGATCCAAGTTCATGATGAGTCTTTACTGCAGGAGTACCGGGATTTAAAAGTTCTTGGAAATAAGATTGCGGAATGGAAATCCACAGAGTACAAAGAGCGAATTCAAAATTATAAACAGGAGAAAAACAGGTTAGCAGAACAAAAGAAAACAGCAGAAAAAGGAAGCAATGAGTATGATGAGATTGTTCAGAAAGAAAAGCAGATAAAGGCAGAAGAGAAAGAATGGAAGAAGAAGGTTTCTGATTATGAGACGAGTAACTATAAAGTTCCAATCTCAAAATTCCGTTCCTTAACTACGTCCATTAAGTACTATGAAATTTTGGATAATGTGCAGCTGATTTTACATATTCGTGCCGAAGAAGAAGTTTTGAATGACATCTATCATCATATTTATGATTTAAAATCATTAGGGAGGAGTGAAGATTTCGTAGAAGTTACGGATGCAGAGCTGGTAGAATTACTTGAAACTGATGAGACAGTTCGTAGTCCATATTCTGCTTACTTGCACTATGATGATGTGAAGAACAGGAGAATATATACAGGGATGGGCCCGGAACGATTAATGTTTGGAACTAAATATTATTTGGGGAAAAAGTATGAAATCCAAGACGGAAAACGTATTTTTATTGAAAAAATTCCGGTAGTGTATACATCAGACTTTAAAATCAGAAAAACCAGTGAAAATATTTGGATAGACGATCAAAAGAATATTGTAAATTTTTTATAA
- a CDS encoding CRISPR-associated helicase/endonuclease Cas3, which produces MKLQEYLAKPNKTIAEHAQDLIRQAEILWDFHYINDKYIFDLLCQACLHHDDGKANKEFQKRVRNGKLKFNPEKEVPHNILSIFYLDPSFYLHSSKYQYEDFMRVACAILYHHDYCEEWKVLREKRDLIDSLLLDEYKHEFDDENELVGIYPSDPQTILLKGLLHRCDYSASGNYQVEYPNDFLIKGLDQMMQAWKVKNPKSKWNELQEFCIEHREDDIIALAPTGMGKTEAGLHWIGDNKGFFVLPVRVAINSIYDRVKNDILKEEKLHERLGLLHSEALEYYREHLSNSEELDIFEYSDRGKILSLPLNISTLDQLFGFIFGYKGYEMKLVTLAYSKIVIDEIQMYDAELLAYLVFGLRKIHQFGGKIAIVTATLSPFLKDILRRDTGIEFKEQQFSNNLMRHSIKVKQESLSAEDIIQCYKKNKMLNHSNKILVVCNTIRKAQEMYDELKEADIDLNLNVFHSRFTRNDRKQLESEIKEFGKTYSDEKQGVLDSRDGIWIATSVVEVSLDIDFDYLFTELSELNALFQRMGRCNRKGKKDIDEYNCFVYCDGKDVKRGRKGFLDAVLYTQSMKALSNCDGPISEEDKLALIEKYFTTEAVSESDYLKEYNETFNKFKIGVKVSDGEQDLRNIFSQNIVPKSVYLDYKESIEGLQKNLMDVEKQIKEEKKLGKDKLILNNLWKRRLEIQEQLKGYIVSIPKYMYIKYKRHEIEIFGEIKINRFETIPVIDCHYDEKGFYPLDVEEMDEPIFTL; this is translated from the coding sequence GTGAAGTTACAGGAGTACCTGGCAAAGCCAAATAAAACAATTGCAGAACATGCGCAAGATTTAATTAGACAAGCTGAGATTTTGTGGGATTTTCATTATATTAATGATAAGTATATCTTTGATTTGTTATGCCAGGCCTGTCTTCACCATGATGACGGCAAGGCAAATAAAGAATTTCAGAAAAGAGTAAGAAACGGAAAATTAAAATTCAATCCTGAAAAAGAAGTTCCACACAATATTTTATCAATTTTTTATTTAGACCCATCTTTTTATTTACATTCATCGAAATATCAGTATGAGGATTTTATGAGAGTTGCCTGTGCTATTTTATACCACCATGATTACTGTGAAGAATGGAAAGTTTTAAGAGAGAAAAGGGACTTAATTGATTCATTGCTGTTGGATGAATATAAGCATGAATTCGATGATGAAAATGAACTTGTAGGAATATATCCTTCAGACCCTCAGACTATTTTATTAAAAGGTTTACTGCATCGATGTGATTACAGTGCCAGCGGAAATTATCAGGTTGAATATCCAAATGATTTCTTGATTAAGGGGCTCGACCAGATGATGCAAGCATGGAAAGTAAAGAATCCAAAGAGTAAATGGAATGAGCTGCAGGAATTTTGTATTGAGCATCGTGAAGATGATATTATTGCTTTGGCTCCAACAGGAATGGGAAAAACGGAAGCAGGACTTCATTGGATAGGAGACAATAAAGGATTCTTCGTACTGCCTGTACGGGTAGCGATCAACTCTATTTATGATCGTGTCAAAAATGATATTTTAAAAGAAGAAAAACTTCATGAACGTCTGGGATTATTACATTCAGAAGCATTAGAATATTATAGAGAGCATCTTTCAAACAGTGAAGAGTTAGATATTTTTGAATATTCAGATCGGGGAAAAATACTTTCACTTCCATTAAACATTTCCACATTAGACCAATTATTTGGCTTTATTTTTGGGTATAAGGGCTATGAGATGAAATTGGTCACGCTTGCATATTCAAAGATTGTGATCGATGAGATTCAAATGTATGATGCAGAATTACTGGCCTATTTGGTTTTTGGACTTCGGAAGATACATCAATTTGGCGGAAAGATTGCAATCGTAACAGCAACGCTATCTCCATTTTTAAAAGATATTTTAAGAAGAGATACAGGGATTGAATTTAAAGAACAACAGTTTTCAAATAATTTAATGAGACATTCGATAAAGGTAAAGCAGGAGTCCTTATCTGCAGAAGATATTATTCAATGTTATAAAAAAAATAAGATGCTAAATCACAGTAATAAGATTTTAGTTGTCTGTAATACAATCCGAAAAGCACAGGAAATGTATGATGAATTAAAAGAAGCAGATATAGATTTGAATTTAAATGTCTTTCATAGCCGTTTTACCCGAAATGATAGAAAGCAGCTGGAATCGGAAATCAAAGAATTTGGGAAAACCTATTCAGATGAAAAACAAGGAGTCCTGGATAGCCGCGATGGGATTTGGATCGCAACGTCAGTTGTTGAAGTAAGCCTGGATATTGATTTTGATTATTTATTTACAGAACTTTCTGAATTAAATGCATTGTTTCAGAGAATGGGAAGGTGCAATAGAAAAGGAAAGAAAGATATTGATGAATATAATTGCTTTGTGTATTGTGACGGTAAAGATGTTAAGAGGGGGCGGAAAGGCTTTTTAGATGCTGTTTTATATACGCAATCTATGAAAGCTTTGTCAAATTGTGATGGTCCGATCAGTGAAGAAGATAAACTGGCTTTGATTGAAAAATATTTTACTACGGAAGCAGTTTCTGAAAGTGACTATTTAAAAGAATACAATGAAACTTTTAATAAATTTAAGATTGGTGTTAAAGTTAGTGATGGTGAACAGGACTTACGAAATATCTTTTCTCAAAATATTGTTCCAAAGTCCGTATATCTGGATTATAAAGAGAGTATTGAAGGGCTGCAAAAAAATTTAATGGATGTAGAAAAGCAAATAAAAGAGGAAAAGAAATTAGGAAAAGATAAACTAATTTTAAATAACTTGTGGAAAAGGAGATTAGAGATACAAGAACAACTTAAAGGATATATAGTCTCCATACCGAAATATATGTATATAAAATACAAACGTCATGAAATCGAAATTTTTGGAGAGATAAAAATTAATCGGTTTGAGACGATACCGGTAATAGACTGTCATTATGATGAAAAGGGATTTTATCCATTAGATGTAGAGGAAATGGATGAGCCTATATTTACTCTATAA
- a CDS encoding class I SAM-dependent methyltransferase — MHSKTIKYYNENAGEFVSNTVGANMEYHQKCFCERLPKGALILDFGCGSGRDTKHFMSQGYQVDAMDGSEELCRMASDFTGIEVQHRYFYELDEEDRYDGIWACSSILHLPIDELKEVFPKMAKALRNQGVVYASFKYGEFEGERNGRYFTDLNEERLHRLADEAGVFIVEETWITSDVRPGRDEEKWLNMILKKKELF; from the coding sequence ATGCACTCTAAGACAATCAAGTATTACAACGAAAATGCCGGAGAATTTGTCTCTAATACAGTTGGAGCAAATATGGAGTATCATCAGAAGTGTTTCTGTGAAAGGCTTCCGAAAGGGGCATTGATCCTTGACTTTGGCTGCGGATCCGGTCGTGATACTAAGCATTTTATGAGTCAGGGTTATCAAGTGGATGCGATGGACGGATCAGAGGAACTGTGCAGGATGGCTTCGGATTTTACGGGAATCGAGGTGCAGCACAGATACTTTTATGAACTGGATGAGGAGGATAGGTATGATGGGATCTGGGCCTGTTCTTCTATTCTTCATTTGCCGATAGATGAGCTGAAAGAAGTTTTTCCGAAAATGGCAAAAGCGTTGAGGAATCAGGGGGTTGTATATGCCTCTTTTAAATATGGAGAATTTGAGGGAGAGCGGAATGGAAGATACTTTACGGATTTGAATGAGGAACGACTGCACAGATTGGCAGATGAAGCTGGAGTTTTTATTGTTGAGGAAACATGGATCACGTCTGATGTAAGACCGGGGAGAGATGAAGAAAAATGGCTGAATATGATTTTGAAGAAGAAAGAATTATTTTGA
- the cas4 gene encoding CRISPR-associated protein Cas4, translating to MEERITGVMIYYYFVCKRKLWYFCHEINMEAENESVMLGKLLDENSYRRDEKHINIDNIINIDFIKEHKELHEVKKSKSIEEAGVWQVKYYLYYLWKRGVKNLKAKIDYPLLKKNLIVELKEEDIKKLEGIISEIHEIKELETPPEFCEKKICKKCAYHDLCFI from the coding sequence ATGGAGGAGAGAATTACAGGAGTAATGATTTACTACTATTTCGTCTGTAAGAGGAAATTATGGTATTTCTGTCATGAAATAAATATGGAAGCCGAAAACGAAAGTGTTATGCTGGGTAAGTTGTTAGATGAAAACAGCTATCGCCGTGATGAAAAACACATCAACATTGATAATATTATTAATATCGATTTTATAAAAGAACATAAGGAATTGCATGAAGTAAAGAAAAGTAAATCTATTGAAGAGGCAGGAGTCTGGCAAGTGAAATATTATCTTTACTATCTTTGGAAGAGAGGCGTAAAGAATTTAAAGGCTAAAATTGATTACCCATTGTTAAAGAAAAACCTGATTGTTGAGTTGAAAGAAGAGGATATTAAGAAATTAGAAGGTATTATTTCTGAAATACATGAAATCAAAGAATTAGAAACACCACCTGAGTTCTGTGAAAAGAAAATTTGCAAGAAATGTGCTTACCATGACTTATGTTTCATCTAA
- the cas6 gene encoding CRISPR-associated endoribonuclease Cas6, with translation MRLELQLDLEKPELSKDYRRIVLSYLKFALSECNDGKYFEKYFKDTIQKDYCFSVLMKGPKFSKDKILLEEPRIKILFSCDDRRKTGLILFSAFLGIKNRNFPLANNNAMVLKRIDQKSEKLITESTVYMQTVLGNGLCIREHDRETNRDRFITFEDEDFKEKASEVLSVQAKLAGFSDKKASGISLEPVQCKKVVVLHYGVYIDVTVGIIKMTGDPDVLQYLYSAGAGSKHSAGFGALNVLRQGESI, from the coding sequence ATGCGTCTAGAGTTACAATTGGATCTTGAAAAGCCTGAACTAAGCAAAGATTATAGAAGAATTGTATTGTCGTATTTAAAGTTTGCGCTTAGCGAGTGCAATGACGGAAAGTATTTTGAAAAGTACTTTAAAGATACGATCCAAAAAGATTACTGTTTTTCTGTTTTGATGAAAGGGCCTAAATTCTCTAAAGATAAAATCCTTTTAGAAGAACCAAGAATAAAAATCTTATTTTCTTGTGATGACCGAAGGAAGACAGGCTTGATACTATTTTCAGCATTTTTGGGCATTAAAAACAGGAATTTTCCACTGGCAAACAACAATGCAATGGTGCTAAAACGTATCGATCAAAAAAGTGAGAAATTAATTACCGAGTCTACAGTCTATATGCAAACTGTTTTAGGAAATGGTCTGTGTATTCGTGAACATGATCGGGAAACAAATAGGGATCGATTCATTACTTTTGAGGATGAAGATTTCAAAGAGAAAGCCTCGGAGGTCCTATCTGTTCAGGCAAAGTTAGCAGGATTTTCAGATAAGAAGGCATCCGGCATTAGCCTTGAGCCTGTTCAGTGTAAGAAGGTAGTTGTTTTGCATTATGGAGTTTATATAGATGTAACTGTTGGGATTATAAAAATGACAGGAGACCCAGATGTTTTGCAGTACTTGTATTCGGCCGGGGCAGGGAGCAAGCATTCAGCAGGATTCGGTGCCCTCAATGTATTAAGGCAGGGGGAAAGTATATGA
- the cas8a1 gene encoding type I CRISPR-associated protein Cas8a1/Csx8 codes for MKELREQLEPLDWRYSAAIVGLEKYLTWLGDEASDWELKEDKLEYDGSYIQKSKFAKFVEYSFPDDMHHLQIEELLQTPDLSDDQISLVNSKMKGNTILKKVFKKLAFDGENAVEVLSLIEENREMITLETFRNKTNLYRNYCNTFQLFEDGKECCRLLGYYIDMPKKGKSISYNFNKANFHGTDMQVFDFIPFAFHGKREMMFINDNIELSCLVETNGRWAESVQQEKKVSEKEGKKLNTRQMFFKLLLESDTFITGDVEVIVKNPDQTFFETLYIRRDSLKILKSLEKSYKYLCFSIKEAENYWVDIQKEVTESILNFTLLDHLINYLLKKPDVNNYGYVINQLIKINIKIKGADKMDGAMKSAFKSAKTVVDKRENGSYKVPDNKLSSYNKKLTSAITFEDYDRFCKILLNLANYADESFSFAYDLFEDFEKNKEVAYTFVNALRRENTETVKEDKGGN; via the coding sequence ATGAAGGAATTACGGGAACAGCTAGAACCGTTAGATTGGAGATACTCTGCAGCTATTGTAGGTTTGGAGAAGTATCTGACATGGCTTGGTGATGAAGCTTCAGACTGGGAATTGAAAGAGGACAAATTAGAGTATGATGGAAGTTACATACAAAAATCAAAGTTTGCAAAATTTGTAGAATACTCTTTCCCGGATGATATGCACCACCTTCAAATAGAAGAATTATTACAAACCCCAGATCTATCGGATGATCAAATATCTTTGGTCAATAGTAAGATGAAAGGAAATACCATCTTAAAAAAAGTTTTTAAGAAATTAGCCTTTGACGGGGAAAATGCAGTAGAGGTTTTAAGTTTAATTGAAGAAAATAGAGAAATGATAACACTTGAGACTTTTAGGAACAAAACAAATTTATATCGAAACTATTGCAATACATTTCAACTGTTTGAGGATGGAAAAGAATGCTGCCGTCTGTTGGGATATTATATAGATATGCCAAAGAAAGGAAAATCTATTTCATACAATTTTAATAAAGCTAATTTTCATGGAACAGATATGCAGGTTTTTGATTTCATACCGTTTGCGTTTCATGGTAAAAGAGAAATGATGTTCATTAATGACAATATAGAGCTATCCTGTTTAGTAGAGACAAATGGGAGATGGGCGGAAAGTGTTCAGCAGGAAAAAAAGGTTTCAGAAAAAGAAGGAAAAAAACTGAATACCAGACAAATGTTTTTTAAGCTGCTTTTAGAATCGGATACATTTATCACTGGCGATGTTGAGGTTATTGTCAAAAATCCGGATCAGACATTTTTTGAAACATTATATATCCGAAGAGACAGTTTAAAGATCTTGAAATCTTTGGAAAAGAGCTACAAATATCTATGTTTCAGTATTAAAGAAGCTGAGAATTATTGGGTTGATATTCAGAAGGAAGTCACAGAATCAATTCTTAACTTTACATTACTCGATCATTTAATAAATTATTTGCTGAAAAAGCCGGATGTAAATAATTATGGATATGTTATTAACCAGTTAATTAAAATCAACATAAAAATAAAGGGGGCTGACAAAATGGATGGAGCTATGAAGTCTGCATTTAAAAGTGCAAAAACAGTTGTAGATAAGCGTGAAAATGGCAGTTATAAGGTTCCGGATAACAAATTAAGTTCATACAACAAGAAATTAACAAGTGCAATTACGTTTGAAGATTATGACCGTTTTTGCAAGATACTTTTGAATCTTGCAAATTATGCAGACGAATCTTTTAGTTTTGCATATGATTTGTTTGAAGACTTTGAGAAAAACAAAGAAGTTGCATATACATTTGTAAATGCATTAAGAAGGGAAAATACAGAGACAGTGAAAGAAGATAAGGGAGGAAATTAA
- a CDS encoding DEAD/DEAH box helicase: protein MLDQSEIRALADQNAYKRGRNLYRSDAVQEYSVEEDGGIDYIYAAVQGSGRNMYDVDLEYNMEEGWLENAHCTCPAFREYEGLCKHCVAVLFEYTDYLETQEAAWQYEQKKEESLAKLQTMKGMQNKLSASEEWRPKTTPAIKAFLSQQQLKSTLPIAQESIYGKVHLEPLLTCMDNFIQVEFKIGTSYLYVLKDVFAFADALQNKQKFAYGQKLEFIHDIQVFDRDSRKLAEFLQSWTAQNRIKYMQVPYYGYSYTDSTMKVRKVPLTTGELELFLEAVGDREFPAEINGMPEKLWHVTEDPLSRTMKIKGQEQGINVEVNYLFGYQGIKHNIYFSKGKIYKVSRAFLEPVHDFLSCMENMPQRKVFIETADVPVFCREALPVLETYFECTRESFDEKDYGVVPAAFEIYLDAPQKDFITCRLDAVYGEQKYHVFEKNQKTEGRDLKKEAEAAKIVSHYCNAYDEDEKMMVLANDEDMLYELLVCGIPAMQQFAEVYISDALKKINIAPAPKVAVGVSLSGDLLELKMTAGDMPRNELLEILSKYNRKKKFYRLKSGDFVNMEGEGINALLEMKEGLHLTKKQLEQEQVVLPKYHALYLDEELKEWQSVSAHKDKEFKALIRNMKTVEDNDFELPAEMEPILREYQKRGFLWIKTLKYNGFGGILADDMGLGKTLQVIAFLLSEYLEKEGNSPSLIVAPASLVFNWQSEIRKFAPDLPVRMVVGKAGERKSIIRHAGNRDILVTSYDLLKRDIGLYENMTFSSQIIDEAQYIKNHNTQAAKAVKMVNAGFKLALTGTPVENRLSELWSIFDYLMPGFLYSYQRFREELELPIVQDNSENEIKRLQKMIRPFVLRRLKKDVLKDLPDKLEKNYYARMEGEQQKLYDAHVKRMQLMLDKQSEEEFKSSKIQILSELTRLRQLCCSPELVFDQYTGKSVKSDLCIDLIKNAVSGGHKILLFSQFTSMISILEERLQAEKISFYTLTGSVNKEKRARMVEDFNNDDTSVFCISLKAGGTGLNLTSADIVIHYDPWWNLAVQNQATDRAHRIGQENVVMVYRLIVEGTIEDNIVKLQEKKKELADQILGGEGMGSASFTREELKELLK, encoded by the coding sequence ATGTTGGATCAATCAGAAATACGGGCATTGGCAGATCAAAATGCTTATAAGAGAGGAAGAAACCTTTATCGTTCAGATGCTGTTCAGGAATATTCCGTAGAGGAAGACGGCGGAATTGATTATATATACGCCGCCGTCCAGGGCAGCGGCAGAAATATGTACGATGTCGATTTGGAATATAATATGGAAGAAGGGTGGCTGGAAAATGCGCACTGCACATGTCCGGCGTTCAGAGAATATGAGGGGTTATGCAAGCACTGTGTGGCTGTCTTGTTTGAATATACAGATTACCTGGAAACACAGGAAGCCGCCTGGCAGTATGAACAGAAGAAAGAAGAAAGCCTTGCAAAACTTCAGACAATGAAAGGCATGCAGAATAAACTTTCGGCCAGTGAGGAATGGAGGCCAAAGACGACTCCGGCGATCAAGGCATTTCTTTCACAGCAGCAGCTTAAAAGCACCCTGCCGATTGCCCAGGAGTCTATTTATGGGAAGGTACATCTGGAACCACTTTTGACATGTATGGATAATTTTATTCAGGTGGAGTTTAAGATCGGTACTTCCTATCTGTATGTTTTAAAAGATGTTTTTGCCTTTGCAGATGCTTTGCAAAATAAACAGAAATTCGCTTATGGGCAGAAGTTAGAATTTATACATGATATCCAGGTATTTGATCGAGATTCACGGAAACTGGCGGAATTTTTACAGTCGTGGACTGCCCAAAACAGGATCAAGTATATGCAGGTGCCTTATTATGGATACTCATATACGGATTCAACAATGAAAGTAAGAAAGGTCCCGCTGACAACCGGAGAGCTGGAATTGTTTTTGGAAGCGGTGGGAGACCGGGAGTTTCCGGCGGAAATCAATGGGATGCCGGAGAAACTCTGGCATGTGACAGAGGATCCACTGTCCAGGACCATGAAGATCAAAGGCCAGGAACAGGGAATTAACGTAGAGGTCAATTATTTGTTCGGATATCAGGGCATCAAACATAATATTTATTTTTCCAAAGGAAAGATCTACAAAGTGAGCAGAGCGTTTTTGGAGCCTGTCCACGATTTTTTATCCTGTATGGAAAATATGCCGCAGCGGAAGGTTTTTATAGAAACAGCAGATGTGCCTGTGTTCTGCAGGGAAGCCCTGCCCGTGCTGGAAACGTATTTTGAGTGTACAAGAGAGAGTTTTGACGAGAAGGACTATGGGGTAGTGCCGGCCGCATTTGAAATATATCTGGATGCGCCCCAAAAGGACTTTATTACATGCAGGCTGGATGCGGTATACGGGGAACAGAAGTACCATGTTTTTGAAAAGAACCAGAAAACAGAGGGGCGGGATCTGAAAAAAGAAGCAGAGGCCGCCAAGATCGTTTCCCATTACTGTAATGCCTACGATGAGGATGAAAAAATGATGGTCCTGGCCAATGATGAGGATATGCTCTATGAACTGCTGGTCTGCGGGATACCTGCTATGCAGCAGTTTGCGGAAGTATATATTTCCGACGCCCTGAAAAAAATTAATATTGCGCCTGCACCGAAAGTGGCGGTGGGTGTATCTCTCTCCGGTGATCTGCTGGAGTTAAAGATGACCGCGGGAGATATGCCGAGAAACGAACTTTTGGAGATCTTATCAAAGTATAATCGGAAAAAGAAATTTTACCGTTTAAAGAGCGGTGATTTTGTAAACATGGAAGGTGAGGGGATCAATGCCCTTCTGGAAATGAAAGAAGGGCTTCACCTGACAAAAAAGCAGCTGGAACAGGAGCAGGTGGTCCTTCCGAAATACCATGCCCTTTACCTGGACGAGGAGCTGAAAGAATGGCAGTCGGTTTCCGCCCACAAAGATAAAGAATTTAAGGCACTGATACGGAACATGAAAACGGTGGAGGATAATGATTTTGAACTCCCTGCCGAGATGGAACCTATCTTGAGAGAATATCAAAAAAGAGGATTTTTGTGGATCAAGACTTTAAAATACAATGGATTCGGCGGAATCCTGGCAGACGACATGGGGCTTGGAAAGACACTTCAAGTAATCGCATTTCTGTTGTCCGAATACCTGGAGAAGGAAGGAAACAGTCCAAGCCTGATCGTGGCTCCTGCATCGCTGGTATTTAACTGGCAGAGCGAGATCCGGAAGTTTGCCCCGGATCTTCCGGTCCGAATGGTTGTGGGCAAGGCCGGAGAAAGAAAGTCTATTATCAGACATGCAGGCAACCGGGATATTCTTGTAACTTCCTATGATCTCTTAAAGCGGGATATCGGGCTCTATGAAAATATGACCTTCAGCAGCCAGATCATTGATGAGGCTCAGTATATTAAGAATCATAATACTCAGGCTGCCAAAGCGGTCAAGATGGTAAATGCTGGCTTTAAACTGGCCCTTACCGGAACTCCGGTGGAAAACCGTCTGAGTGAACTTTGGAGTATTTTTGACTATCTTATGCCGGGATTTTTATATTCTTATCAGAGGTTCCGGGAAGAACTGGAGCTTCCGATCGTACAGGATAACAGCGAGAATGAGATAAAGCGTCTTCAAAAGATGATCAGGCCGTTCGTGCTGCGGCGCTTAAAAAAGGATGTGCTGAAAGATCTGCCGGACAAACTGGAAAAAAACTATTACGCCAGGATGGAAGGAGAACAGCAGAAGCTTTATGATGCCCATGTAAAACGGATGCAGCTGATGCTGGATAAGCAGTCGGAAGAGGAATTTAAAAGTTCCAAGATCCAGATACTATCTGAACTTACCCGGTTAAGACAGCTTTGCTGCAGTCCGGAATTGGTCTTTGATCAATATACAGGAAAATCTGTAAAATCCGACCTGTGTATTGATCTTATAAAAAATGCAGTCAGCGGAGGACATAAGATTCTCCTTTTTTCTCAGTTTACATCCATGATTTCTATATTAGAAGAGCGGCTGCAAGCTGAAAAAATTTCGTTCTATACGCTTACCGGATCAGTAAATAAAGAAAAACGGGCCCGGATGGTGGAAGACTTCAACAACGATGATACTTCGGTCTTCTGCATTTCCCTAAAGGCTGGAGGCACCGGGTTAAATCTTACTTCTGCGGATATCGTGATTCATTATGATCCGTGGTGGAATCTGGCCGTACAGAATCAGGCCACGGACAGGGCACACCGGATCGGACAGGAAAACGTGGTTATGGTCTACCGGCTGATCGTTGAGGGAACGATTGAAGACAACATTGTGAAGCTTCAGGAAAAGAAAAAGGAACTGGCAGATCAGATTTTGGGCGGAGAAGGAATGGGAAGCGCAAGCTTTACCAGAGAAGAACTGAAGGAATTGTTGAAATAG